A window of the Branchiibius hedensis genome harbors these coding sequences:
- a CDS encoding SDR family NAD(P)-dependent oxidoreductase translates to MLNPGADLAGKVALVTGAGRMRSIGRSIAQRLADAGAAVAVSGTGRDSSVQLETERAAGWRGVDSVAAELTARGGAAMALRFDITDEAAVVAAFDEIEHQLGPVDVCVNNAAAARGPDRVPVVDTDLDAWEKVVAVNLRGTFLVSREAARRMLARRSPGAIVNISSVAGKTGPPRMAAYGASKAAVQSLTVSMARELASDGIRVNAVCPGVIATSRIDDVDEAGWARYVAATVPLGRVGSGDDIAEVVALLACERGGFITGQCWNVDGGQVVQR, encoded by the coding sequence GTGCTGAATCCCGGCGCGGACCTCGCCGGCAAGGTCGCGCTCGTGACCGGTGCTGGCCGCATGCGTTCGATCGGCCGGTCCATTGCACAGCGTCTCGCCGATGCTGGGGCTGCGGTCGCAGTGAGCGGCACCGGCCGGGACAGTTCGGTGCAACTTGAGACTGAGCGTGCCGCCGGGTGGCGAGGTGTCGACTCGGTCGCGGCGGAACTGACTGCCCGCGGCGGAGCCGCGATGGCCCTTCGGTTCGACATCACCGACGAGGCCGCGGTGGTGGCGGCCTTCGATGAAATCGAGCATCAGCTCGGGCCGGTCGACGTCTGCGTCAACAATGCTGCCGCGGCGCGGGGCCCCGACCGGGTGCCGGTGGTCGACACGGACCTGGACGCCTGGGAGAAGGTAGTGGCGGTCAACCTCCGGGGGACCTTTCTGGTCAGCCGCGAGGCGGCGCGGCGGATGCTGGCCCGCCGCAGCCCCGGAGCGATCGTCAACATCTCTTCGGTCGCGGGGAAGACCGGTCCGCCACGGATGGCCGCGTACGGCGCGTCGAAAGCGGCCGTGCAGTCGCTCACCGTCTCCATGGCCAGGGAGTTGGCCAGCGACGGGATCCGGGTGAACGCGGTATGTCCGGGTGTGATTGCCACCTCTCGGATCGATGACGTCGATGAAGCGGGTTGGGCCCGCTACGTGGCCGCGACCGTGCCTCTTGGCCGGGTCGGATCGGGTGACGACATCGCTGAGGTGGTCGCCCTCCTTGCCTGCGAGCGTGGCGGATTCATCACCGGGCAGTGCTGGAATGTCGACGGTGGCCAGGTGGTGCAGCGGTGA
- a CDS encoding class I adenylate-forming enzyme family protein, whose translation MIAAEQAAQRRADAVAELTATGASFEIAVEPVCGVVLPVYRHRRRSLRELLIDSARHGQNEYLVDGELRLTHAQHRDWVAAVARRLIGAGIGPGDRVAILGQPCAEWIVTWWATVAIGSVAVAVNSWWSSGEIRDALDLTQPAVAVVDGALRGMLPEGAPTLSMEDLRELLPDPGAHTVELPGAELGEDDPATILFTSGTTGRSKGVIHSHRNILCANDFHRLNDAVAERLGAPPARRRFLLATPLFHIAGLYNLVVPRLDVGDTAVIVRGRFDAGEVLALIEREGVTNWGAVPTMAARIAAYPHLERYDLSSLRTMSLNSAAYSPALRAAVTAALPQARRALGTTYGSTETATAVTLGSAADVDAYPATAGRVVPTVEVQIRDESGRPLPDGQEGEIHARGPQLMLGYWENEAATTAAFRPGGWYRTGDLGYLEGGQLYVSSRRSDLVVRGGENVYPAEVEAALATHPAVAEIIVYGVTHPELGQEVAAVVVVTPQWAHRGDAELVAALREHAADQIARYKTPTRWRFTSEPLPRNATGKVQIRRVISGG comes from the coding sequence GTGATTGCTGCAGAGCAGGCGGCGCAGCGACGGGCCGACGCCGTCGCTGAACTCACCGCGACCGGCGCTAGCTTCGAGATCGCCGTCGAGCCGGTGTGCGGCGTGGTGCTGCCTGTCTACCGCCACCGGCGTCGCTCGTTGCGGGAGTTGCTGATCGACTCCGCGCGGCACGGGCAGAACGAATATCTCGTCGACGGTGAGCTGCGGCTGACCCATGCCCAGCATCGCGATTGGGTCGCAGCGGTCGCACGGCGCCTGATCGGTGCGGGGATCGGACCAGGGGATCGAGTCGCGATCCTCGGTCAGCCGTGCGCGGAATGGATCGTGACCTGGTGGGCAACGGTGGCGATCGGTTCGGTTGCCGTCGCGGTGAACTCGTGGTGGAGCTCCGGGGAGATCCGAGACGCTCTCGACCTCACCCAGCCGGCGGTGGCCGTCGTCGACGGCGCGCTGCGCGGAATGCTGCCGGAGGGTGCGCCGACCCTTTCGATGGAGGACCTGCGCGAACTGCTGCCAGATCCGGGTGCACACACGGTCGAGCTACCCGGCGCTGAGCTGGGCGAGGACGATCCGGCGACCATCCTCTTCACCTCCGGGACGACGGGTCGCTCGAAAGGCGTCATTCACAGTCACCGAAATATCCTGTGCGCCAACGATTTTCATCGTCTCAACGACGCGGTCGCCGAGCGGCTCGGCGCGCCCCCTGCGCGGCGGCGGTTCCTGCTCGCGACGCCGCTCTTCCACATCGCCGGGCTGTATAACCTGGTTGTTCCGCGGTTGGATGTCGGCGACACCGCAGTCATCGTGCGGGGCCGCTTCGATGCTGGCGAGGTGCTCGCCCTCATCGAGCGGGAAGGCGTGACCAATTGGGGGGCGGTCCCCACGATGGCTGCGCGAATCGCGGCCTACCCGCACCTGGAGCGCTACGACTTGTCGTCACTGCGGACGATGTCGCTCAATTCCGCGGCCTACTCACCGGCGTTGCGGGCCGCCGTCACTGCGGCACTGCCACAGGCCCGGCGGGCGCTTGGGACGACGTACGGGTCGACGGAGACGGCGACGGCGGTGACCCTCGGCTCTGCTGCCGACGTTGACGCCTACCCTGCGACGGCCGGTCGGGTCGTCCCGACCGTCGAGGTGCAGATCCGGGACGAGTCCGGGCGACCTCTGCCGGATGGTCAGGAGGGTGAGATCCACGCCCGCGGGCCGCAACTCATGCTCGGCTATTGGGAGAACGAGGCGGCGACCACCGCTGCGTTCCGGCCGGGAGGTTGGTATCGAACAGGCGACCTCGGTTACCTCGAGGGCGGGCAACTCTACGTCTCCTCGCGGCGCAGCGATCTGGTGGTGCGCGGCGGTGAGAATGTCTACCCTGCGGAAGTCGAGGCAGCCCTCGCAACCCATCCGGCGGTTGCCGAGATCATCGTCTACGGGGTCACGCACCCGGAGCTCGGCCAAGAGGTTGCCGCGGTGGTGGTGGTGACACCGCAGTGGGCGCACCGTGGCGACGCCGAGCTGGTCGCCGCGCTGCGCGAGCACGCAGCCGACCAGATCGCGCGTTACAAAACACCAACGCGGTGGCGGTTCACTTCCGAGCCGCTGCCGCGCAACGCAACGGGAAAAGTCCAGATCCGACGAGTGATCTCCGGTGGCTGA
- a CDS encoding steroid 3-ketoacyl-CoA thiolase, producing the protein MGEPVIVDVVRSPFARRRTDLAGVHPATLLGTVQQAALDRLGLDASEVGQVIGGCVTQAGEQSSNVTRTAWLSRGLPSQVAATTLDAQCGSGQQSIHLIAALIAVGAIDVGLACGVESMSRVPLMANVVNGPGKVRPEPFPLEMPGQFVGADRIARRRGFSRDDLDAFGARSQQRAMTAWAEHRFDADIVPITVTDAESGERVVERDSGLRETTLETLGGLDPVIADGLHTPGTSSQVTDGAATAVLMDRSRAIAEGLRPRGRLLAQALVGAQEPEYLLDGPVQAIERVLGAAGLTVGDVDIFEINEAFAAVPMSSAQVHGIDETRLNVNGGAIALGHPVGATGVRLVGAALRELERIDGEIAVVAICAGGAMATGAVVQRC; encoded by the coding sequence GTGGGTGAGCCGGTCATCGTCGACGTCGTGAGGTCGCCGTTCGCGCGTCGGCGTACCGATCTCGCGGGCGTCCATCCTGCAACGCTGCTGGGAACGGTCCAGCAGGCTGCTCTCGATCGGCTGGGGCTCGACGCGTCCGAGGTGGGTCAGGTGATCGGCGGTTGTGTGACGCAGGCCGGTGAGCAGTCCAGCAACGTGACCCGTACTGCGTGGCTCTCCCGCGGCCTGCCGTCCCAGGTTGCCGCGACGACACTGGATGCACAATGCGGGTCCGGCCAGCAGTCCATCCATCTGATCGCCGCGCTCATCGCGGTCGGCGCCATCGATGTTGGTCTCGCGTGCGGGGTCGAGTCGATGAGCCGAGTCCCGTTGATGGCCAACGTCGTCAACGGTCCGGGCAAGGTCCGCCCTGAGCCCTTCCCTCTCGAGATGCCGGGGCAGTTCGTCGGTGCCGATCGGATCGCACGCCGCCGTGGCTTCTCACGCGACGATCTCGATGCCTTCGGCGCGCGCTCCCAGCAACGTGCGATGACCGCCTGGGCGGAGCATCGCTTCGACGCTGACATCGTCCCAATCACGGTGACCGACGCCGAGAGTGGTGAGCGCGTCGTCGAGCGCGACAGCGGCCTGCGTGAGACGACGCTGGAGACGCTCGGCGGACTGGATCCGGTCATCGCCGACGGGCTGCACACCCCGGGGACCTCCTCACAGGTGACCGACGGCGCGGCGACCGCGGTGCTCATGGATCGCAGCCGTGCCATCGCCGAGGGACTGCGCCCCCGGGGCAGGTTGCTCGCCCAGGCGCTGGTCGGTGCGCAGGAGCCGGAGTACCTGCTCGATGGTCCCGTTCAGGCGATCGAACGTGTCCTCGGCGCAGCGGGACTCACCGTCGGCGATGTGGACATCTTCGAAATCAACGAGGCGTTCGCGGCCGTCCCGATGTCCAGCGCGCAGGTGCACGGCATCGATGAGACAAGGCTGAACGTCAACGGCGGCGCGATCGCGCTCGGGCATCCCGTTGGCGCGACCGGCGTGCGACTGGTGGGAGCGGCCCTGCGCGAGCTGGAGCGCATCGACGGGGAGATCGCGGTCGTTGCGATCTGTGCTGGCGGAGCGATGGCGACCGGCGCTGTGGTGCAACGGTGCTGA